Part of the Thermodesulfobacteriota bacterium genome, GGCGGTGCGCCACGGCCTCACCGTCGGCGAGCTGGCCCGGCTGTACCGGCACGAGCTTTCGCTCGTGCTGGAGCTCACGGTGATCCCGTGCGCGGGATGGCGGCGCGGGATGTGGTGGCGCGACACCGGCCTCCCCTGGGTATTCCCGTCCCCCAACATGCCGACGCCGGAGACGGCGCTCGTCTACCCCGGCATGTGCCTTCTCGAAGGGACGAACCTGAGCGAGGGTCGCGGCACGACCCGCCCCTTCCACCTGTTCGGGGCGCCGTGGCTCGACGCGGACCGCCTGGTCGACGCGCTCGAGAAGGAGAAGCTGCCGGGCGTCCGCTTCCGCCCGGTCCGTTTCGTCCCGACCTGGGACAAGCATACGGGAGCCCGATGCCAGGGAGCGGAGGTCCACGTCACGGATCCCTCGAGGTTCCGCCCCTTCCGGACGGGGATCGCGTGCGTCGCCGCCGCCCGTTCCCAGGACGGCGAACGGTTCCGGTGGCGGACGGAGCCGTACGAGTTCGTCCGGAACATCCCCGCCTTCGACCTGCTGTGCGGCTCGGCGCGCGAACGGAAGGCGATCGAGAGCAAACAGGGCTGGCGAAGCCTCCTGCGGGCATGGGGGACCGAAGAGCGGTCGTTCATGAAGCGGCGCGCGCGTCACCTGCTCTATAAGCCTTAAGGCCGTCTTTCCGCTTCCGCCTTTGGGTCCGCTCGATTTTTCCCTCGAACAGTTCCCCGGAGAGATAATTCCGCCCGACCTGCGGATCGGGGGGACCGTCGGACTGCGCGGAGACGCCCTGTCCGTCGCCTTCGCCCTCCGTGGCGGCCTGTCGGGCATCGCCATCCCCCCGCCCGCCCGGGTCGCCGGCAGGAAGGACCGTCTCTGGGAGGAGACCTGCCTGGAGCTGTTCATCGGGGAGGCCGGTTCCGGCGGATACCGGGAGATCAACCTGTCGCCGTCCGGCCATTGGAACGTGTATCGGTTTTCAGGCTACCGGCAGGGGATGCGGGAGGAGAAGGCGGTCGCATCGCTTCCATTCACCGTCGTCCGGGAGCCGGATGCCCTGCTGCTTTCCCTCGAGCTGGACCTTGCGCGGATCCTGCCTGGAAGCGGGGAGCTCGAGATCGGGGCCAGCGCGGTCCTCCGGGATGCGGCGGGAAGGACCAGCCACTGGGCGCTTCGCCATCCCGCTCCCCGGCCGGACTTCCATCGGAGGGAAGGCTTCGCGATCGTCCTTTCCCGGGAAGAGCGAAACGGCGGGAAACGGGGATTCATCAAACGTTGAGGTGAAAGGAGGGCGATTTATAGATGGACAAGTACCTGAGCTGCTGGAACGTGACCGGGAAATGCTACTTCGTCGTGAGGGACGTAACGGAGGAAGGGGCGATCCGGCAGATTGCGGAGCACGCGGAAAAAGCGCACGGGATGGAATTCACGGAGGAACTGAGGGAGAAAGCGAGATTGCAGATGCGGATTGCGGCGTGAGCCTTCGCCGCCCGCGGGCGGATCAGGCCGCCCGGGTGCCCGGACGCCCGCCGCGGACGTTTTCGAGGAGCGCCTTCATCTTTTCGTCGTGTTCCCTTTCCAGGCGCTCGAAGCCGCAGTATGCCTTTTTCATGACCACGCCGATTTCCTTCTGAACGGGCGTCCTGCCGTATCTTTCGTGAATCGCCTGCATTTTCTTCCCTCCGTTCAATTTCCTGGCGATACCATTTTGCATTTTCCATGCCGAGCCCTGCGGCAAGCCGGGTAACCGTCCGATTTCCTTGAACTCCAGCGTGGCCGGGCAGATCGACCGTCCGGGAACGACCTGTCAAAACCTGCCGGAAATGTCAGCGGTTTGACGCAAATTGCGGCTAAACTGGGGGCATGGACTTCGGACTAAAGGAGCTGGCCGAGGCGAGGGAACGCGTCTACCGCCTGGCTTATCCCACCCCGCTGGTCGAGGAAGCCCCGCTGTCGCGGCAATTCGGCGGGAAGGTCTTCTCCAAGCTGGAGAACCTCCAGAACACGGGGTCGTTCAAGATCCGGGGGGCCGCCAACAAGGTGCTCTCCCTGGACCGCTCCCGGGTGTCGGGCGTGATCACTGCCAGCGCAGGGAACCACGCGCGGGGCGTCGCGCGGGCGGCGTGCGAGGCGAACATCCCCGCCACCCTCGTGATGCCGTTGTGGGCCCCCGTCTCCAAGGTCACCGCCGCGCAGCGCGAGGGAGGGGATTACGCGCGCATCCTCCAGCACGGGGAGACGTTCGCCGAGGCGGCGCAGCATGCGAAGACGCTGGCCGTCGGGTCGGGCCTTGAGCTGATCCACCCGTACGACGACCCGATGGTGATCGCCGGGCAGGGGACGCTGGGGCTCGAGGTCCTCGACGAGATCGGCCCGCCGGGCACGGTGTACGTCCCGGTGGGAGGGGGCGGCCTTATCGCGGGGATCGGCGCCGCGATCAAGGAGAGTCACCCCGAGGCGGAGCTGATCGCCGTGCAGGCGGCCGGCGCCTCGTC contains:
- a CDS encoding DUF1343 domain-containing protein, which codes for MISFTDMGKASFPRMRRTERVSSGLDVLAAMRFAPLRGMSVGLICNPTSVDRTLRHAADLIHESRSIRLAALFGPEHGIRGDAQYMAAVGDERDRRTGAKVYSLYGNRPDSLRPSEEMLLGLDALVFDIQDIGTRYYTYQATMLFSMEVAARAKIPFFVLDRPNPVGGLAVEGPPLRPGFESFCGVYDVAVRHGLTVGELARLYRHELSLVLELTVIPCAGWRRGMWWRDTGLPWVFPSPNMPTPETALVYPGMCLLEGTNLSEGRGTTRPFHLFGAPWLDADRLVDALEKEKLPGVRFRPVRFVPTWDKHTGARCQGAEVHVTDPSRFRPFRTGIACVAAARSQDGERFRWRTEPYEFVRNIPAFDLLCGSARERKAIESKQGWRSLLRAWGTEERSFMKRRARHLLYKP
- the ilvA gene encoding threonine ammonia-lyase, with protein sequence MDFGLKELAEARERVYRLAYPTPLVEEAPLSRQFGGKVFSKLENLQNTGSFKIRGAANKVLSLDRSRVSGVITASAGNHARGVARAACEANIPATLVMPLWAPVSKVTAAQREGGDYARILQHGETFAEAAQHAKTLAVGSGLELIHPYDDPMVIAGQGTLGLEVLDEIGPPGTVYVPVGGGGLIAGIGAAIKESHPEAELIAVQAAGASSLLPSLEAGRPVSCAETRTIADGIAIKSMSDRTFEAARRWVDDAVTVDDEEIAAAILYALEEMKTTLEGAGAAPLAAMLYRRPPTRFPAVLVLSGGNINVNFLSQITERGLFRSGRLVRMRFLLPDLPGALAALLAAVARERSNVMSIEHDRLPHDCPPGYSTVELLLETRDRYHGEELGRRLREQGYRPAGG
- a CDS encoding DUF1059 domain-containing protein — protein: MDKYLSCWNVTGKCYFVVRDVTEEGAIRQIAEHAEKAHGMEFTEELREKARLQMRIAA
- a CDS encoding DOMON-like domain-containing protein; this translates as MGPLDFSLEQFPGEIIPPDLRIGGTVGLRGDALSVAFALRGGLSGIAIPPPARVAGRKDRLWEETCLELFIGEAGSGGYREINLSPSGHWNVYRFSGYRQGMREEKAVASLPFTVVREPDALLLSLELDLARILPGSGELEIGASAVLRDAAGRTSHWALRHPAPRPDFHRREGFAIVLSREERNGGKRGFIKR